In Streptomyces violaceusniger Tu 4113, one DNA window encodes the following:
- a CDS encoding cold-shock protein — translation MPTGKVKWFNSEKGFGFLSRDDGGDVFVHSSVLPEGVDALKPGQRVEFGVVAGNRGDQALSVTVLDPTPSVAAAQRRKPDELASIVQDLTTLLENVTQQLERGRYPDKAHGHKIAGMLRAVADQLDV, via the coding sequence GTGCCTACCGGCAAGGTCAAGTGGTTCAACAGTGAGAAGGGCTTTGGCTTTCTCTCCCGCGATGACGGTGGCGACGTCTTCGTTCACTCGTCGGTGCTTCCGGAAGGCGTGGACGCACTAAAGCCGGGGCAGCGCGTGGAATTCGGCGTGGTGGCCGGAAACCGCGGAGACCAGGCATTGTCCGTCACCGTTCTCGACCCGACCCCTTCCGTGGCGGCCGCCCAGCGGCGCAAGCCGGATGAGCTGGCGTCGATCGTCCAGGATCTGACCACCCTGCTGGAAAACGTGACGCAGCAGTTGGAGCGCGGCCGCTACCCGGACAAGGCACACGGCCACAAGATCGCGGGCATGCTGCGGGCGGTGGCCGACCAGCTCGACGTATGA
- a CDS encoding HAD family hydrolase, producing the protein MAGMSSYSVPSPAPTTAPGFAADAGSHTVTVGFDLDMTLIDSRPGIKAAYEALSARTGTYIDSDLAITRLGPPLEQELVHWFPDERIEEMGELYRELYPEYAIAPTPAMTGAREAIEAVRGAGGRAIVVTAKHEPNAKLHLSHLGIEADAVIGWLWAEAKAEALREYGATVYVGDHTGDVRGARTAGALSVAVATGPCPADELLAAGADVVLDDLTAFPAWLAGHIGGQA; encoded by the coding sequence ATGGCGGGCATGTCTTCGTACTCCGTTCCGTCCCCCGCCCCCACCACCGCCCCGGGCTTCGCCGCGGACGCCGGGTCACACACGGTGACCGTCGGCTTCGACCTCGACATGACCCTCATCGACTCCCGGCCAGGCATCAAGGCGGCGTACGAGGCGCTCTCGGCCCGGACCGGCACCTACATCGACTCCGACCTCGCCATCACCCGGCTGGGCCCGCCGCTGGAGCAGGAGCTGGTGCACTGGTTCCCCGACGAGCGGATCGAGGAGATGGGCGAGCTCTACCGCGAGCTCTACCCGGAGTACGCGATCGCGCCCACCCCGGCCATGACGGGGGCCCGCGAGGCGATCGAGGCCGTACGGGGGGCCGGGGGCCGGGCCATCGTCGTCACCGCGAAGCACGAGCCCAACGCCAAGCTGCACCTGAGCCACCTGGGCATCGAGGCGGACGCGGTCATCGGCTGGCTGTGGGCCGAGGCCAAGGCGGAGGCGCTGCGGGAGTACGGGGCGACGGTGTACGTGGGGGACCACACGGGTGACGTACGGGGCGCCCGTACGGCCGGTGCGCTGTCCGTGGCGGTCGCCACCGGGCCCTGCCCGGCGGATGAACTGCTGGCGGCCGGCGCGGATGTCGTCCTGGACGATCTGACGGCGTTCCCGGCCTGGCTGGCGGGGCATATAGGCGGCCAGGCGTAG
- a CDS encoding FecCD family ABC transporter permease, with the protein MTADRTSSRPPRASLVRRRLGWTATAVVALLLAILLSLAVGSRQIAPSGVLDALLHGGSSDAADIVRSLRLPRTVIGLMVGAALAMAGTVMQGVTRNPIADPGILGVSQGASVGVVLAIAFAGVHTLGGYVWFAFAGAGLASVAVYAIASSGRGGATPVKLALSGAAINALLVSVTTGVLTTKAAALDEFRFWQIGSLAGRDTEIVGQIWPFLLVGTVLVIAVARGLDALALGEDVAKGLGQNVAVVRVVAALGATILTGVGVAAAGPLAFVGLAVPHIARAIVGTDHRWVLPMAALIGPVMLLVSDVVGRILFPPSEVPAGVMTALIGVPFLVTLVRRKTVAA; encoded by the coding sequence ATGACCGCCGACCGGACCAGCAGCCGCCCTCCCAGAGCCTCACTGGTCCGCCGCCGCCTCGGCTGGACGGCCACGGCCGTCGTCGCCCTGCTGCTCGCCATCCTGCTGAGCCTCGCCGTGGGCAGCCGCCAGATCGCGCCGAGCGGGGTGCTGGACGCGCTGCTGCACGGCGGGTCGAGCGACGCCGCCGACATCGTGCGGTCCCTGCGGCTGCCGCGCACCGTCATCGGGCTGATGGTCGGCGCGGCGCTCGCCATGGCGGGCACCGTGATGCAGGGTGTCACCCGCAACCCGATCGCCGACCCGGGCATCCTCGGCGTCAGCCAGGGGGCCTCGGTGGGCGTGGTGCTCGCGATCGCCTTCGCCGGGGTGCACACGCTGGGCGGCTATGTCTGGTTCGCCTTCGCGGGCGCGGGGCTGGCGTCGGTCGCCGTCTACGCCATCGCCAGCAGCGGGCGGGGCGGCGCGACCCCGGTCAAACTCGCCCTCTCCGGCGCCGCGATCAACGCGCTGCTGGTGTCCGTGACGACGGGCGTGCTGACGACGAAGGCGGCGGCCCTGGATGAGTTCCGCTTCTGGCAGATCGGCTCGCTCGCCGGGCGGGACACCGAGATCGTCGGCCAGATCTGGCCGTTCCTGCTGGTCGGCACGGTGCTGGTGATCGCGGTGGCACGCGGTCTGGACGCGCTGGCGCTCGGCGAGGACGTCGCGAAGGGGCTCGGCCAGAACGTGGCGGTCGTACGGGTCGTCGCCGCCCTCGGCGCCACGATCCTCACCGGGGTCGGGGTCGCCGCCGCGGGTCCGCTCGCCTTCGTCGGCCTCGCGGTCCCCCATATCGCCCGCGCGATCGTCGGCACCGACCACCGCTGGGTCCTTCCGATGGCCGCTCTGATCGGCCCGGTGATGCTGCTGGTCTCGGATGTGGTGGGCCGGATCCTCTTCCCGCCGAGCGAGGTCCCGGCGGGCGTGATGACCGCGCTGATCGGCGTGCCCTTCCTGGTCACGCTGGTCCGCCGGAAGACGGTGGCCGCGTGA
- a CDS encoding FecCD family ABC transporter permease, with the protein MTATDRRTDRPGIRPGVRPAGYGLIRIKGGGRRGHDVRDLRGGSFLLHRRSALVAIGLALATVAVCVAYLCVGESFIAPADAVKAVLHTQWGLGQATPNDLVVGTLRLPRMTLGLMVGAAFGIAGALIQTVARNPLASPDIIGVSQGASAVTVGAMTYGVTSFAVLPYLSVAGGLAAAALVYVFAWRGGLQAARFVLIGIGFAVALRSITHLFLTKGDYLVAQQAKVWMTGSLNGRGWDEAGPLGWALLVLLPGVLWAARAQRTVSLDDDTATALGVRLGRVRLGLVSVGVVLASMATGAAGPVDFVALLAPQIARRMTRTAQIPLLCSALAGAFIVVTADLLARKLFAPTELPVGVLTAAVGAPYLIHLLLSSGGRGRKGGTAA; encoded by the coding sequence GTGACCGCCACCGACCGCCGCACCGACCGTCCGGGGATCCGTCCCGGCGTCCGCCCCGCCGGTTACGGCCTGATCCGCATCAAGGGCGGCGGACGACGCGGCCATGACGTGCGAGACCTCCGTGGCGGATCGTTCCTGCTGCATCGCCGCTCGGCCCTCGTCGCGATCGGGCTGGCCCTGGCCACCGTCGCCGTCTGTGTGGCGTATCTGTGCGTCGGCGAGAGCTTCATCGCCCCCGCCGACGCCGTGAAGGCCGTTCTGCACACCCAGTGGGGCCTCGGGCAGGCCACCCCGAACGATCTCGTCGTCGGCACGCTGCGGCTCCCCCGGATGACGCTCGGTCTGATGGTCGGCGCCGCCTTCGGCATCGCGGGCGCGCTGATCCAGACGGTGGCCCGCAACCCCCTCGCGAGCCCGGACATCATCGGTGTCAGCCAGGGCGCGAGCGCGGTGACCGTGGGCGCGATGACCTACGGGGTCACCTCCTTCGCCGTCCTGCCCTATCTCTCCGTCGCGGGCGGTCTCGCCGCCGCCGCACTGGTGTACGTCTTCGCCTGGCGCGGCGGGCTGCAGGCGGCCCGCTTCGTGCTCATCGGCATCGGTTTCGCCGTCGCGCTGCGCTCGATCACCCATCTCTTCCTGACCAAGGGCGACTACCTCGTGGCCCAGCAGGCGAAGGTGTGGATGACCGGTTCGCTCAACGGACGCGGCTGGGACGAGGCCGGTCCGCTCGGCTGGGCGCTGCTGGTGCTGCTGCCCGGTGTGCTGTGGGCGGCGCGGGCGCAGCGCACCGTGTCCCTGGACGACGACACGGCGACCGCGCTGGGCGTACGGCTCGGGCGGGTGCGGCTGGGCCTGGTGTCCGTCGGCGTCGTGCTCGCGTCGATGGCGACGGGCGCGGCCGGCCCGGTGGACTTCGTGGCGCTGCTCGCGCCGCAGATCGCCCGCCGGATGACCCGGACCGCCCAGATCCCGCTGCTGTGCTCGGCCCTGGCCGGAGCGTTCATCGTCGTCACCGCGGATCTGCTCGCCCGCAAGCTGTTCGCGCCGACCGAACTGCCGGTGGGCGTGCTGACCGCCGCGGTCGGCGCCCCGTATCTGATCCACCTGCTGCTGTCTTCCGGGGGACGCGGCCGTAAGGGAGGCACCGCCGCATGA
- a CDS encoding ABC transporter ATP-binding protein, whose protein sequence is MTASASTTGTTGTDTTGTGRTGASTAGASTTGASTRTPETDPVEPAAPNRLTARELTLAYEDRTVVDGLDLAIPDGEVTVIVGPNACGKSTLLRALGRLLRPRGGAVLLDGTDLARIPTKKIARAVGLLPQTPVAPEAITVADLVSRGRQPHQHWWQQWSEEDERAVTDAMERTDVTALADRPVDELSGGQRQRVWIAMALAQETDLLLLDEPTTYLDISHQVEVLDLVRQLNHERGRTVVAVLHDLNQAARYADHLIAMKEGRIVARGGPAEIVTAELVHEVFGLDSVVVPDPVTGSPLVVPGTPWQAEQG, encoded by the coding sequence ATGACCGCTTCGGCGTCCACAACGGGAACGACGGGAACGGATACGACAGGAACGGGTAGGACGGGAGCTAGTACGGCGGGAGCTAGTACGACGGGAGCGAGTACGCGTACGCCGGAAACGGATCCGGTGGAACCCGCTGCCCCGAACCGGCTCACCGCGCGTGAGCTGACCCTGGCGTACGAGGACCGGACCGTCGTGGACGGGCTGGACCTGGCGATACCCGACGGCGAGGTCACGGTCATCGTCGGCCCCAACGCCTGCGGCAAGTCCACCCTGCTGCGCGCCCTCGGGCGGCTGCTGCGGCCGCGCGGCGGCGCCGTGCTCCTCGACGGCACGGATCTCGCCCGTATCCCCACCAAGAAGATCGCCCGGGCCGTGGGGCTGCTCCCGCAGACCCCGGTCGCGCCCGAGGCGATCACCGTCGCCGATCTCGTCTCCCGCGGCCGCCAACCGCATCAGCACTGGTGGCAGCAGTGGTCGGAGGAGGACGAACGAGCCGTCACGGACGCCATGGAGCGTACGGACGTGACGGCGCTCGCCGACCGCCCGGTGGACGAGCTGTCCGGCGGGCAGCGGCAGCGCGTATGGATCGCGATGGCGCTCGCGCAGGAGACCGATCTGCTGCTGCTGGACGAGCCCACGACGTATCTGGACATCTCCCATCAGGTGGAGGTGCTGGACCTGGTGCGCCAGCTCAACCACGAACGCGGCCGTACGGTCGTCGCCGTCCTGCACGACCTCAACCAGGCCGCCCGCTACGCCGATCATCTGATCGCGATGAAGGAGGGCCGGATCGTGGCGCGCGGCGGCCCGGCGGAGATCGTCACGGCGGAGCTGGTGCACGAGGTGTTCGGCCTGGACTCGGTGGTCGTCCCCGATCCGGTCACCGGCAGCCCCCTCGTCGTCCCGGGCACGCCTTGGCAGGCCGAGCAGGGCTGA